A region of Thiobacter sp. AK1 DNA encodes the following proteins:
- a CDS encoding S49 family peptidase → MAEGENWERKTLEKIALAAVTEQRRARRWGIFFKSLGFLYLFLLLAAFMGWLTPEELPAGRKHTALVELEGVIAPGAPANADRIIEGLNKAFKDKNTQGVILRINSPGGSPVQAGRINDEIRRLRAQYPHIPLYAVVDDLCASGGYYVAVAAERIYVDKASIIGSIGVIINGFGFTGAMDKLGVERRLLIAGENKAFLDPFSPENPQQKAYAQNMIEEIHQQFIEVVRKGRGSRLNETPDMWSGLVWHGAKAIELGLADALGSVQSVARDVIKAENVVDFTPQQSLADRLARRFGSAAAQALFDSKLELR, encoded by the coding sequence ATGGCGGAAGGTGAGAACTGGGAGCGCAAGACACTGGAGAAAATCGCCCTAGCGGCGGTGACCGAGCAGCGCCGCGCGCGGCGCTGGGGGATTTTTTTCAAGAGCCTGGGCTTTCTCTATCTATTTCTGCTGCTGGCTGCCTTCATGGGCTGGCTTACGCCGGAGGAGTTGCCCGCAGGGCGCAAGCACACCGCGCTGGTTGAGCTGGAAGGCGTCATCGCGCCCGGTGCGCCGGCCAATGCGGACCGCATCATCGAAGGTCTCAACAAGGCCTTCAAGGACAAAAACACCCAGGGCGTCATCCTGCGCATCAACAGTCCAGGGGGTAGCCCGGTGCAGGCTGGCCGCATCAACGACGAGATCCGCCGCCTGCGCGCCCAGTATCCGCACATTCCGCTGTACGCGGTGGTGGACGACCTGTGTGCTTCTGGGGGTTACTACGTGGCTGTGGCGGCAGAGCGCATCTACGTGGACAAGGCATCCATCATCGGCTCCATCGGCGTGATCATCAACGGCTTTGGCTTCACCGGCGCCATGGACAAGCTGGGTGTGGAGCGGCGCCTGCTCATTGCGGGCGAAAACAAGGCCTTCCTCGATCCCTTCTCCCCGGAAAACCCCCAGCAGAAGGCTTATGCTCAGAACATGATCGAGGAAATCCATCAGCAGTTCATCGAGGTGGTGCGCAAGGGCCGCGGTAGTCGCCTCAACGAGACGCCGGACATGTGGAGCGGGCTGGTATGGCACGGCGCGAAGGCCATTGAGCTGGGGCTGGCCGATGCCCTTGGCAGCGTCCAGTCCGTGGCACGCGACGTGATCAAGGCAGAGAACGTCGTGGACTTCACGCCCCAGCAAAGTCTCGCCGACCGGCTGGCGCGGCGTTTCGGTAGCGCGGCGGCTCAGGCGTTGTTCGATAGCAAACTGGAGCTGCGATGA
- a CDS encoding Rieske (2Fe-2S) protein — protein sequence MADDLRLICASDELEEGGRGVRFAILHEGALKPAFAVRFEGLARAYLNQCAHVPVELDFREGEFFDDSGLYLICSTHGALYAPESGACLGGPCNGKALTPLQVVEMDGHVYVREETGHGGR from the coding sequence ATGGCTGATGACCTGCGCCTGATCTGTGCCAGCGACGAGCTGGAGGAAGGTGGGCGCGGCGTGCGCTTCGCCATCCTGCACGAGGGCGCGCTCAAGCCAGCCTTCGCGGTGCGCTTCGAGGGTCTTGCTCGCGCCTACCTCAACCAGTGCGCCCACGTGCCGGTGGAGCTCGATTTCCGGGAAGGGGAATTTTTCGACGACTCGGGCCTCTACCTGATTTGCTCCACCCATGGCGCCCTCTACGCGCCCGAGTCCGGTGCCTGCTTGGGCGGGCCTTGCAATGGCAAGGCACTCACGCCCCTGCAAGTGGTGGAAATGGATGGACATGTTTATGTGAGGGAGGAGACTGGCCATGGCGGAAGGTGA
- a CDS encoding RluA family pseudouridine synthase, translating to MKELSKETVTWLTIGDQAAGQRIDNFLLRELKGVPKSHIYRILRSGEVRVNSRRVEATHRLAAGDRVRLPPLRRPRPAAAQRTGRFAGRVLYEDEALLVVDKPAGIAVHGGSGVSYGLIEQLRQARPELRFLELVHRLDKETSGVLLLAKKRSALTRLHAMLREGRVEKHYLALVKGHWPHARQHVKLALHKFLTETGERRVRVSEEGQPAHTFFTLLRRWQDFSLVDAELKTGRTHQIRVHLAHLGHPIAGDDKYGNFALNKELARRGLRRMFLHAKSLAFAHPLTQDGMVFEAPLPVELQRFLAMLEGTHPQNRGADA from the coding sequence ATGAAAGAGTTAAGCAAAGAAACCGTCACCTGGCTGACAATCGGCGATCAGGCCGCTGGGCAGCGCATCGATAATTTCCTGTTGCGGGAACTGAAGGGCGTACCGAAAAGCCACATTTACCGGATCCTGCGCAGCGGCGAGGTACGGGTGAACAGCCGGCGGGTGGAGGCCACCCATCGGCTGGCCGCGGGGGATCGGGTGCGTTTGCCACCCCTGCGTCGGCCGCGCCCCGCCGCCGCCCAACGGACCGGCCGCTTCGCCGGTCGCGTGCTCTACGAGGACGAGGCGCTGCTGGTAGTGGACAAACCGGCGGGCATCGCGGTGCACGGTGGCAGTGGGGTCTCCTATGGCCTCATCGAGCAGCTGCGCCAAGCCCGGCCGGAACTTCGCTTCCTGGAACTCGTGCACCGCCTGGACAAAGAAACCTCGGGCGTGTTGCTGCTCGCCAAGAAGCGTTCGGCTCTCACCCGATTGCATGCCATGCTGCGCGAGGGGCGGGTGGAAAAGCACTATCTGGCGCTGGTTAAAGGACACTGGCCGCACGCGCGCCAGCACGTAAAGCTCGCCTTGCACAAATTTCTCACCGAGACCGGGGAACGGCGGGTGCGCGTGAGCGAGGAGGGCCAGCCAGCCCATACCTTCTTCACCTTGCTGCGTCGCTGGCAGGATTTCAGCCTGGTCGATGCGGAACTCAAGACCGGGCGCACCCATCAGATCCGTGTCCACTTGGCGCATCTGGGCCATCCCATCGCCGGCGACGACAAGTACGGGAATTTCGCGCTCAACAAAGAGCTCGCGCGGCGAGGTCTCAGGCGCATGTTCCTCCATGCCAAAAGCCTGGCCTTCGCGCACCCGCTGACCCAGGACGGGATGGTCTTTGAGGCACCCTTGCCGGTGGAACTCCAGCGCTTCCTCGCCATGTTAGAAGGCACGCACCCGCAAAATCGAGGCGCTGATGCGTGA
- a CDS encoding HAD-IA family hydrolase, whose product MARRFHLIVFDWDGTLMDSAGVIVTSIQRAAQDLGLEPPPEAACRHIIGLGLTEALAQLFPALPEAEHPRLVTRYRYHYLGRDAQIPLFAGVDALVRELHAQDYLLGVATGKSRKGLDRVLGYTGLGAYFHATRCADECFSKPHPQMLEELMGQLGVRPERTLMIGDTSHDLQMAANAGVPALAVSYGAHRREDLLAHGPLACVNSVEELRTWLMTCA is encoded by the coding sequence ATGGCAAGACGCTTCCACCTCATCGTCTTCGACTGGGACGGCACGCTCATGGATTCGGCGGGTGTGATCGTCACCTCCATCCAGCGCGCCGCCCAGGATCTGGGGCTTGAGCCCCCGCCGGAAGCAGCCTGCCGCCACATCATCGGCCTGGGCCTCACCGAGGCGCTGGCCCAGCTGTTCCCCGCGCTGCCAGAGGCCGAACATCCTCGCCTGGTGACGCGCTACCGCTACCATTACCTGGGTCGGGATGCGCAGATTCCCCTGTTCGCGGGGGTGGATGCGCTGGTGCGCGAGTTGCATGCGCAGGACTATCTGCTGGGCGTGGCCACGGGAAAAAGCCGCAAGGGGCTGGATCGGGTTTTGGGCTATACCGGGCTTGGCGCCTATTTCCACGCCACGCGCTGCGCCGACGAGTGTTTTTCCAAACCCCATCCGCAGATGCTGGAGGAATTGATGGGGCAATTGGGCGTCCGTCCGGAACGGACGCTCATGATTGGAGACACCAGCCATGACCTGCAGATGGCGGCTAATGCGGGCGTGCCGGCGCTTGCCGTCAGTTACGGCGCCCACCGGCGCGAGGATCTGCTGGCCCACGGGCCGCTGGCTTGCGTGAACAGTGTAGAGGAGCTTAGGACATGGCTGATGACCTGCGCCTGA